One part of the Lotus japonicus ecotype B-129 chromosome 2, LjGifu_v1.2 genome encodes these proteins:
- the LOC130735294 gene encoding mitochondrial outer membrane protein porin 4-like: protein MDDAPDVRQSVFASIGDLAQGLIAIGVKKDQIFIGDINTLYESGNPTVDVKVDTYSNVSTKVTLNDIFRSKKVALSFNMITSQERDCWKLLIWKQVSFELA from the exons ATGGATGATGCTCCTGATGTTCGACAAAGTGTTTTTGCCTCAATTGGAGACCTTGCACAA GGCCTTATAGCTATAGGGGTGAAGAAGGATCAAATTTTCATTGGTGACATAAATACGCTTTACGAGAGTGGGAATCCTACTGTGGATGTGAAAGTTGATACATACTCTAAT GTTTCCACAAAAGTGACTTTGAATGATATCTTCCGTAGTAAAAAAGTAGCTTTGAGCTTCAATATGATCACAAGTCAGGAAAG AGATTGTTGGAAGCtactgatttggaagcaagtttcatttgaattagcataA